The following is a genomic window from Fundulus heteroclitus isolate FHET01 chromosome 16, MU-UCD_Fhet_4.1, whole genome shotgun sequence.
TTCTGGAAATATCTGGGAGCTAATAGTGAGGGGTTAATTAATGAATAGTGATATTGCTTTCTAAATGTCATTAAAGTCGCTGCAGCAGTCTGGATAAGCTGAAGGCTTccaaattttatttgtttaggcTCCTGAAGGGAAAAATGTAGTCCAGGCCTGAagtaaaaaaactatttcactctgggacagaatgtttcttatttgttttttgaaataTTGAGCAGATGAAAGATGGGATGTCCTTGAAACCTTTTTAAACATCTAATTAAAAtgacaacactttttttttttttttttttacattattactggAGGTCAAGTCAAAGCCAACCTGAGAAAATTACTGACTAAGCTGTTTGTGTCTCAGATGCTTCGGTACAAAAACGACaacctctgattttttttttttagctcaaaaGCAGAAAACTAAATATAATTCAAGTTTTTACAGGGTTGTTCTAACAGCTATCATCAGCAGAACAGCATAAATGTATCAAACACACACTCTGCATCTGCCTCCAAGCACTGAACCCAGGGGGCAGTCTGGTGCTTAAGGAGAATTTATTATTAGCACAAACCTATTATAAACATGAATATGTGAGATAGAAATAATCTAAACCAGTCTAGCACTGTTCCCTTGATCCCTAATGCACTTCTGAGTGGGAGTGAACAGGAGTATTTTTGACAGCCTGCTTCAAAGAACAGACATAAGTTTATTATCTGAGAGATATGTGATTATGGTTAACGATGTGTGTTTCAGTGCCATGTGGGCTCTGAAACCTGACCAGAACTCTTCAATCTGGTCTTTACAGAGCAAATAATCTCTGATTGTTTAGCCAgaattttattaaacaaaggaTGATTAGGATGAGGCCAGGATCTTATCAGGGCATCTTTAATTAAGAGCATTCCCTCAGAAAATGGTCAGGTACTTTTCACATTACTCAACACAGGAACGTGTTTTTATGTCACCTCACCATAATAATTCCCACTGCACTATAAAACACACAGGAAAACATGCAGCCGTTTGAttcagtgggaagaaaaataaacccatttttttaacatgtttggGGTTAATTACCTGATCTGACGACTAGTTTTAAAACGTAGCTTTTAGAAGTCTTGAAAGCGTCCGcatcaaataataaaactactTATCCGGCATCATGAAGCAATGTTTTAGCAAATGATTCACCGAAGACTCGGACAACAACCCTCTCACGTCTTAAATAAGGATATAAAAGAAGCACCTTTTTATTCGGGGCGTCGTCTTCCAGGTCAAACTCCCCGTTTCCGTCCTCAAAAGTCACTTTTCTTTTCGACATGGCGCTAAAGAAGCAGACAAGGGGACTCTTTTATAAGAGCAGCGCGACTTAAAGGTGAGTTAAAACAACAACGTTTCAGTGGCTCCACAAAACAGGCGCTGCAGCCTGGAGGCTACAACGttagctaaaaacaaaaacaacatggagaacatgtgaCGCTTCAATCAGAcgcatttaaaaaacataaattaaccGCGAATAGCATAAATATTAGTTTTAGACTACATGCCGTATGTACGTTCAAGAATCGTGCctgatatatttaaaacaaaatgtataaatagtAAGAACCTGCTGAGGGTAATTCAAGCTACGTTCGTTTTCGTCTTCTCTTCGTTGCATTCCAACGTTGCTCAACAACGCAGACCTGACTCACCAGCGCCACCCTCTGGACAGGAGTGGAaatttacatatatttttttcctgttttatggattttattgattatgtatttatttatttaattaattattttttttattcaatctgGCTGCAAACTTAATTTAACTGTAGTTTACCAAATTACTCTAAAGCTAATGGCTTTTCTTGtatagaagaaagaaaaacgtattaaggtacctgtacctgtgtaatgacaataaagttgaatctaatctaatctaataaagGGCAATTAGACCTGCTTCTTCAGCACACCtaaatcattttaaacacaaaataataataaaaaagaagccTTCTTCTGATTAAAGCTAATATGCcttttcattaaacaaaaagtaaaatacacCAGTATGCCCTACATCCAATACAATTAATGtacaataaataatgaatacaTCAAGTATAAAGTGGACCATATTATTGCATAGGGCTGGAATGAACTGGATCAATTTGAATTAAATCTGAGCTGTTCTGGAGTCTGCATACCCTGATAGGAATTACAGCAGCAcgttttgtaaagtgtcttaggataattgtttgcaaattGTTTCTGCAAAGAACTTATTTCAAATCAAAGAGCTTATACTTTTTCAAGAGtgattatttttcatatttgaaGCCAAAAGGAGTACATCTCAATTTAACATTATTTAGGctaattttcaaattaaatactAACAAACTACAAAATCTAATCTATGTGGATGATTCTGTAATATCATCCAAAACCAAGAACAGTAAAGTACAGAATACTTGATAGATACATTAGATATTTTAGTTTCAATTGAGTTGCTGGGTTTCAATGAACCAATTAAGATTGTTGTACAAACTGCAATTCCTGTAAATAAGACTTTCCAACCCAGTGCTTGTCATGATAAACAAATCATCAGACTTTGGACAAACTTACttaatacagattttttttaaatatagttcctgtttttttttttttttttttacttttattctgacTCAAGCAGTTGAGAAATAGGAtgaattatttattcatttagctTTTTATCACTTTAGATCAGATTCCATTTGTCCTTGTTAGTCAGGTAAAACTTGAACTGGATTATTCTACAGTGGAATTTAtagttattatttaaatttatccacaaaaagtccacaatgctttttttctgtttcgcTATTTTCTTCTTATTTCGCAGAGATTGTTCAGGTTTGCCTTTTTTTGAGCACATCATTAATTACCTTTTCTAAATTATTCAGTTTTTGGAGTCACTTTTCCCTTTAAGGTGCAAAATCATACAACACTTTGTGTTTGACCTTTATGAACTGCTGCACTTGAAAGATCTGTGCTGGAAAGTAAAATACACACAATTGTTTGAGGCTTTTATTTCTCCTGAAgctgtagatttaaaaaaaaaaaaactaatgacaGTTGAGGTGGCTGATTCTGTGTAGGCCATGATGTCtggaaataatttcttaatccTAAGGACATAAAGGATACGTCTCAATAATAGATGGATGAAGCAAAGCGACTTTTTCTAGAGGTCAGTGAATGTCTGTCTGTagcataaatacatatttacatgCCTGACAAGATCTCTGTTGGCCTATACCTCCCTGAAGAATCAACCTCCTACGTGTATCATAAATAAACTTATATGAGGAAGTGAGAGAGAGCTGAAGGGGATACATTGCACACGGAAAACCACTTCAGTATTCAACATCTCACTTCCAGGTAACGCTTCTCGTCAAaagtcttttttaattttttcttttttggctaCATGGTTCAGCCGCGTCCAACCCCATCAGCTCGACGCAGACTCTGAGAATATAATGTGTCAGGGTGTTGTTACCAGGAAGTGGGTCGGGTTATTTATATTTCAACGCCCGTCCCCTTGTCCCCGTGAGAGAACCAGTGTTAGTAACCTGAAACTAAATATTCAAGCgttgtctggttctggttgaaaGAGCCAGGTGAAAAACAACTGGTTTCAACTTTATTAGCGAGAGGATGcgacagaaaaaagaaatggaactGAATGGAACTGAATGCAACGAGTCTGAGAGAGCTTGAGTTGACCCTGTGAGAGATTCAGCACCGGCAGAGGTAAGTCTGActcattgtttttcattttctccctgCAAGTCTAAGTCACCACACGTAGGAAAACTGGACTAAGGCTAAGGATATTTATATCTTTGTCGTTCTAACCTGCGTTACAGCAAGGATTTACTtataaaaacacctaaatattAGGGGTCACTTTGTATGAAACCCTGCGGTGGGAGCGCTTCATGTTTCAATGTGCTAATAAAAAGTGTCTTAATGTTGctgattaaatgtattaaaagtgATGCACGAATCAATCAGTGCCCGACTGAAATGAGCCAATTTTACCCTGACCGGCTCTCACAGGTGATTGGATGAAAAATGTGGATGTTTTCCTGGTCATTAAATGCACCACAACTGGAAAATTAAGTGTTTGCAGGGTAAACAGATTAACAGACAGTGtttaagtttaataaaaaaaacaggtaggATAGGAAAATGTGCTTCTGGTGGTTAGAGAGCTGGGTGTTTGTGTCTTGGGGAAGACGCAAAGGTTGCTAGTTTGAAACTCAGTCAGTCACTGTCGGTCCCTGAGTAGGACCCTGGGCGCTACTTGGTGTCGTCAGCACACTGcttcctaagggatgggttaaacctAGAGACAAAATTtccccctctgtgggactatagagcaaaatatttatttaaaacatgtagattgttttacaaaaagttttttagaaagtttattttacataaaaaatccagattttattGTAATGAAGTGGTCTCGACCAAATTACCAAATTTTTACATGTCTTTTAAAGGTTGTGCTCAGTACGTCAgctgctttttctctgtttcgGATTGACTATTTTCAGAGGaaagtttattttagtttgttaagCCCTTTAAAGTGTCATACAGTCATAAATAAAAGCTGCAAAACTCAAGACGACAAttgttcacaaaaaaatattcacatttctTCTCTTGAATCAGTGGAAATGACTAAACAAgttaaacagaaagaaagttgGGAGGCGAGgtgatttcagatgttttttaggTATGACACGTCTTCCTCTTTTGTCATCCACTCGCTGgctttgcttttaatttaactATAATCACTTCATGTCGTGGTCAAAGATTAGAAGACACTTTGGTTCACTGggaggcaaaataaataaaataagcgtgatttaaaacttttagtGCAAATGTAACTCAAAATGCTtcataaattaaacattaaatatgaTGATCCAATTTatctaattacatttttaatttattgtaaactaaaaaatacttttttaaacccCACATAAAACATGCATCAACATTAGAACCTCAGATTACCTGGTTGCTTTTATCTAGGCACAGGCTCCTTGTACATGCTGTGGGGAATTCaacatgttattaaaaaatgtgaatagtTGTAATTTTTGTGCCTGTTTTCCTATTGCACACGTTAACTGTACAAATGCATCAAGAGTAAAAACTCTCTCCTTTTTAGGAGCCAGGATGAAGCTCCATAAGAAGATTCTGACCCATTTCCTATCATGCACCTCTCCAGTGGATAAGGAGGGATATCTCTACAAAAAGGTTcaggaatacaataaaatataaatctcaGATTACCCTTTGACCAActgaaaaatgtatattttttcctattttttatttattttttactaatttCACAGAAGGAGAGAAATGCTACCTATTATCGACGGTGGTTCGTCCTGAAAGCTAACCTGCTCTTCTACCAGGAGCGGCCAGCTGATCGACACCTACTGGGTGTCATCGTGTTGGAGGGGTGCAAAGTTCAGATGTTAGAGTCTGATGGGTTTTTCCCCTTCTCCCTGGAGTTTGGGCCTGGACTCAAAACCTACAGGTTTGCAGCAGGAGATGCTCAGACCCAGGGATGCTGGGTGAAAGCGCTGTTCCTGGCCAGCCACTGTTACCTCTcctgtctcctcagagacctggaGAGGCAATATGAAGGTGCGTGAGATCTTTCTGTAGCTCATCTGTCTCTTCactgtttacttatttttatttccattcttCTGTAAGTTGTAAGTCAATGAACCAAATGCATGTAAGTTCCCAATTTCAAATATCAGGATTGTACTTGTTTTGCCCAGAGAGACCAAGCTAGCTAACGTTAGCTTTACAAGCTAATTAGCAATATATTGCATATTTCTTTCTACATCCATATTCTTTAGGAACATAATCAGAAATTAAGGTTGCACTGTAATATGTACACAGCTGATTTAATGAGGTATACAGTTGCAAAGTTctaaataaattgtttattcCTTCAGATATAAGTTTGTTATGTGcaaggcagccatattggatttgcAACTGCTTGAAGAGAGGTTCCAGCTGACCTTTCTGAGTTGGAAATCAGTTGTTTGATtcattttatctaaaaaaaaaaaatgtaatatttgcgCTACAGTTTGATAATATCAACCAGATCGCCCCTAAAGTTAGAATAAGAAGCCAGAAAGACCAAAGTAACCTGCCAGTAACAGACCTccaaatccaatatggctgccttatcaaaaacacattaaataaaagCTCCAGTGATAAACCTCTTAATTTCATGTTCCATACCATCAAAGACAGCTCTAACATGAGTAATGCTGTTTTCGAATGAGGATTTCAtttatgggaaaataaaaactgacctCACCCAAGTGTAGCCTAGATATAATTACATCCcctgttaaatcatgaattaaacTGTGACCAGCTGcacattttggtttatttcagtAGCCTCTCCCAGACCTATTTACTGTCTGAcacctggaataaaaaaaatcacctgaGGAGACAAGAGCGACTGTGGCTCTGTGTACTCTacttgcaatcagaaggttgtgggttcgattccagcttctctCTCACACGTTGCTGTATCCCTGGACAAGGCACCTAACCCCAAGTTGCAGACCGATCTGCgtattggtgtatgaatgtgtgcgtgttagtgagtgtgattgggtgaatgtggccacAGTGTaccaacagaaaaacatggGATTTTCTATTGGTACCAGCCAATTCCCCAGGATTAGCTGGCTTGCCAAAATGAATCCAAAAGCAGGAGGTCAttgaagaacccagaacaacagcTAAAGCAATCAGTCAAGTCTCTCAGTTCAGGTCAGTGGCCACGAGTCGATGATAAGAAGGAGACCAGGCAAAAATTGCCTCCATGGgagagaatcagaatcagctttaatcgccaagtttgtgcacacaaacaaggaattagGTTTCAAATTCTCAATGAAGACAtggtaattatatatatatatatatatatatatatatatatatatatatatatatatatatatatatatatatatatatattgataaaaagggaaatgtgtgtttttacaaaagaggaagacatggTTGTATTGGTGCCAAAAAGCATGGTAACAGTCTGGACACTTTGACTGttaagtgttcatcagagagaaAACCTGGAGAAAGAAACCTTGTGTGTAGGCGCTGGTTTTTATTGGtatgtccaggatgtgtggggtctgcagagaggtTAACTACCCGTTTTCTAACCATAAACCTGTCCAGGTCCTGAATGGAGGGGAGGTCAGCgccgatgatcctctctgccGACCTAATTGTTGTAGTTTGGACCTGACTTGTTTTGTGGATGGACTAAACATCACAGTGATGGATGTGCACTCGAAAGGACCGAATAATGCCAGTGTAGAAGTTGACCAGCATCTCCCATGAACGGTTGTAGTTCTTGAGTTGCTGCAGGAAGGACAGTCTCTGCTGAGCCTTCTCCTGAACTGTGTCTATATTTGAGCACCATGTCAGACCCTGAGAAAGAGGTCTAAGGACAAAACCAACTGATACACGATAATGCATACCACTGTCAAACCTACCTACATTCCTTTTTAAGTAACCGAATGGTAACTTATgaccagaaaatcctgaaggagaatctTCGGTCATCAGTTCTTGATTTTGAGTTCCTGTTCACTTGGTTTATGCAACATGATCTACTGTACATCAATCAGCAAGTCTGCCTCTGAATGActtgaaataaacaaactgtAGGTTTTAGAGTGGTCTAGTCAGTGTTTAACCTAAATTTGATTGAGATGGTGcggcatgaccttaaacagtGGGCTCAAACCTGAAAACCATCCAGTGCGGCTGAGGAGTGAGCCAAAATTTCTCCAAAGTGATGAAAAAAGACCCCTTGCTAGTTATCATAAACCATTGGTGGTGGTTGTTGAAAGCATGAGTAGAACGAGGGTGGTTGTACTTGAGAAGCCGGAGCACAAAGATGTGGTTAAAACAACTAATTGGtgattcactgcaaaaacgggtctaaaaaaaagtaaaatgttcttaaagttagtgtatttgtccttgatttgagcaggaaaaaaagattatttgccaatggaatgagtattttgacccccaaaataagactattagatatcctgcacttgaaataagatgatggagatgagttgttcctattttaagtgcaaaaatcttattccattggcaaataatcttatttacctgctcaaatcaaggacaaatacaataattttaagaacattttacttattttaagttccgtttttgcagtgtttaacGTATGGGCCAACTGAATTTTCCTTTAGGTCCAGGTTATTCTGGATTGCCTTTCCCCCTTCATAAATGAAAGGGGTAAGGTTTGAAACACGTAAAGCAGCAACTTTTACATGTTTCTTCTTGTTTCTGCAGGGGCTAAACAGCAGCAAGGATCTAGTGACTCCCGCTCTTCCATCAAATCCCTCAATCCTCCCATTAACAGCCTCCTGGTACCTACCCTGGGACCACTAGCAGTGGTCAGGGAGGGGAGAAGCTTTAGCGCCAGCGCTGCTTTACCACCACACCCGTTACCAACTAAGGTGGCAGCTAAAAAGTCCCCCAAAAAGTGGCAGAAGAGGAACGCTTACGTGACCCCTCTCAACGGACCCGCGCCTCTGTACGGCGAGTGGCCTTTGGTGGGGTCCGATCCACTCGTGGAGTTCAGCAAACTGCACGACTATTATGGCCAGGAGGTTCAAAAGGCAAGAGAGGCGTGGCTGAGAAGTCGACGAACAGAGGAGGACCACAGTGAAAAAGATCTCATCGATCTGGGCTAAAGATAAAAAACGGCTTTTCAAAGGGAACTGAGACGAAGTTATTCATTTGTGTCAAACAGGAACTGAACCTAAACCTGAAGCACTGTGAGTTATACTGTACTAAATTTCACTGCGGTTAAGACTCAGGCACCACCTGGTTTGTGTTGAATGTTCGACGTTTTCTTGACTTGACAGAGAGAcaacacaaatgtaaaaaaaaacccgacTGATCCCTGTTGCGCCTGTATGGCTGTTGGATAATTATTAGAAAGCATAAAGTGTGTTTAGTGCATTTGCACCTCTTTAAAGGAAGGTTAAACATGTCTCCTTTCTTCTTTTGAACATCTACTAACAACTAGTTTgaagtttgtttttgcagtatTTACCagaaagtattaaatatggtttgccgtttaaaaataaatgaacatctcTGAAGTAAACTGTCTGACTTAGTGTCTTGACTGTCAGCTGCTCCAGCAACCGCCTGTAATACATCGTTTCGCTTGTTGTAACTCCAGCTGGCGCGCATTGTGAGTTCAAGGCAGATCATTCCCTGagttttctgtaattatttaCAGTATAACAACTTATGTATATGACATAACTAAATATGACATGTCCTACGTTCTATAGGCTACAGTTTGatgcaaaacatatttttatacaACAAACTGAGGGCGGAAGACAAGTTGTTGTTAATTATGATTGAAAATTACACATCTATtatcacttttaaaaacaaagtatagTTGTGTTATTAATGTATGTGCACTGACTTAGCTCAGTAGCTGAAGCTGTGTTGGAAATTATGTGGGAAAATCCTGCAGAAAGGAGcattttggaagaacttcctgACATTCAGCAGAGGGTGGagaccagcagagggcgctgcaGGGACATAATTAAAATATGTGGAACCACTGAATGCAGCTTCTGGCTCTTTTTAAGTTGGACTCATTTTTGAGATGTGAAGCCCACTTCCGCCTCATCTTTTAATTTGACCTTTTTTCATTTAAGCCATTTTTAatacttctaaaaaaaacaccctttgTGAGACTATCTGTCTTTCAGAGGACACCTTACCATCAGGACCATAACCATCATCTCAGAAGTGAGGGGGACATTTTTTTCAGAGGTCTATTGAGTGATTTATCATTCTCTTGCTTTCAATTGCATGTCTCCTTAGTGGCTAAGGAACCTCAGTACAGCACCAGGGGACCGTCTTCTGCATTTTAAACgaacaaaatctaaagttttaCCTGCCAATTTCTGGTTAAGTTGACACAATGACCCTCTGAAATCTACAGGGTAAGTAGCCAGGTGACAACACTGAACATGAGAAACATTCCTGTAAGCAATACTTATCACACAAAATGAAATGGGAGTGACAAGGTAACAAAGAAAGTGACAAACACTAAACAAATCCATATTTTAGTCAAAAATGGGCTAAATTaatcaagaaaaagaaaaacggcATGACTTACCTTCTTCCTTTAGGAAAGCAAATAACACAGAAGTCAAATAATAcctgaaaataaatgcatgacaaataaaatgtctaaatataaactaaatctttaaatattcatttcagtttttgtttcaatacattaaattcaattttatttatttagctccaaatcacaacacgtcatctccaggctctttacaaagtcaatacAAATCTTCCagacaggttggtcagaaagtttcctctctaaggaaacccagcaggttgcatcaagtctctccaagcagcattcactcctcctgaaagagcgtagagccacagtggacagtcgtctgcattgttgatggctttgcagcaatccctcatactgagcatgcatgaagtgacagtggagaggaaaactcccctttaacagggaggagaacctccagcagaaccagaaccaggctcagtgtgaacgctcatctgcctcgacccactggggcttagagaagacagagcagagacacagaaagcacagaagctcacattgacccaggagtactttctatgttagatggtaagaacagatgatctgcctcccctggatgatgtcacagctaacagaatgccagaccaggtgtaccttctatgaagagaaaaatgacagagaacaaaaacttaaaagttgaaataactaacaatgcaaactggagaacagtaggagaactcaacagagtgagagaaatagaccctgatgtcctccagcagcctaagcctatagcagcataactatagagatagctcaggggaACCTAAGATcaggaaacatcaggaaaaaataacACGAGAAACTAGAGACATACCAAGGACTCAGGGAACAACTGGAAAGAGCCCGGAAGACGAAGACAACAGTGGTGCCTgtagtatatttatatatataccacATATAAAATACTCCAACGATGCAGTTCGCACTTCAGTTCCCTCAAGCTGGTTATGGTCTGGAAATCTGGTGGCTGATTGTTGCTTGGAACAACAGCGGCAGGGTCTTCCACATCCTGAACACAGTTCCCTTGTGTTCCTGCCCACTTTGATGTAAATTTTCGAATTTGTCTGGGTGCaggattttgcttttacatggccgtg
Proteins encoded in this region:
- the zgc:153733 gene encoding sesquipedalian-1 — protein: MKLHKKILTHFLSCTSPVDKEGYLYKKKERNATYYRRWFVLKANLLFYQERPADRHLLGVIVLEGCKVQMLESDGFFPFSLEFGPGLKTYRFAAGDAQTQGCWVKALFLASHCYLSCLLRDLERQYEGAKQQQGSSDSRSSIKSLNPPINSLLVPTLGPLAVVREGRSFSASAALPPHPLPTKVAAKKSPKKWQKRNAYVTPLNGPAPLYGEWPLVGSDPLVEFSKLHDYYGQEVQKAREAWLRSRRTEEDHSEKDLIDLG